A window of Roseburia hominis A2-183 genomic DNA:
CTCCGCGAAGCATCCTCTCATATTCGTCTTTTGCCTGCTCTCCGCTCTTATGTATCTCCTTTAATAAGGCAGCAATAAATACATAAGTACAGGCGAGAATTGCTGCTCCCAGAATAATCTGCACCAGATATACCCGGGGCAGGTTGACGATAAAATACATTTCAATCAACAGCAGCACCGTTGCTCCCAGCAAAAAGACCGGTGCAAGCGGCATACCCTTTTTCTCGCGTGGCTGATTCTCTTTCTTATCCATAGTGTGTCCTCCGTGGCTTTCCTGTCCATCCCTGGCAACAGGCATTGTATAGTGTTATATTATCACAGAACGCAAAAAACATAAACGGAATTTCTTGTTATTTTATGCTACAGATTTTATAATATATTTCGGACTTATTTTCACATTTTTTATACCTTTACGACAGATATGGAGATTATAGCATGAACGAAACCTCTTCCAAGAACGAAATCACATCCGGTATCATCTGGAAACAGCTTCTTTTATTTTTCTTTCCTATTTTACTGGGTTCTTTTTTTCAACAGCTTTACAACACGATCGACGCCGTCATTGTGGGACGCTTTGTCGGGAAAAATGCACTTGCCGCGGTCGCCGGTTCCTCCGGAATGGTCATCAACCTGCTGGTCAACTTTTTTACCGGGCTGACTGCCGGTGCTTCCGTCATCGTCTCCCAGTTCTTCGGATCCGGGGACCGCAAAAAGGTGGACGACAGTATTCATACGATCTATGCCTTCTCCATCATCGGCAGCGTCATCATGACACTGATCGGCATCACTGCTGCCCCGGCGCTTCTTCGACTGATGAATACGCCGGAAGAACTGATGAGTGACTCCATCCTCTACCTGCGCATCTATTTTGCCGGCATTTTCTTCGTGTTTATTTACAATACCGGAGCCGGACTGCTGCGCGCGCTGGGAGATTCCAGACGTCCGCTGTACTGTCTGATGATCTGCTGCGTCATCAATATTGTTCTCGACCTGCTCCTGATCGTCGGGCTGGGACTCGGTGTTGCCGGTGCGGCGATCGCCACGCTTCTCTCGCAGGGGATCAGCGCCGTAATCGTTACCGTTTTTCTGATGCGCCAGAAAGATCTCTGCGATTTTTCCTTAAAAGACATCCGTATCCACCCGAGACTTCTCAAATCAGAGCTGCTTTTGGGACTGCCGGGTGGATTTCAGTA
This region includes:
- a CDS encoding MATE family efflux transporter; its protein translation is MNETSSKNEITSGIIWKQLLLFFFPILLGSFFQQLYNTIDAVIVGRFVGKNALAAVAGSSGMVINLLVNFFTGLTAGASVIVSQFFGSGDRKKVDDSIHTIYAFSIIGSVIMTLIGITAAPALLRLMNTPEELMSDSILYLRIYFAGIFFVFIYNTGAGLLRALGDSRRPLYCLMICCVINIVLDLLLIVGLGLGVAGAAIATLLSQGISAVIVTVFLMRQKDLCDFSLKDIRIHPRLLKSELLLGLPGGFQYAMYSISNMIIQSALNKFGTDTVAAWAAYGKLDAIVWMVSGAFGIAITTFVGQNYGAGKYDRVRKSIRVCIGMDFAAAILLMLVLVCFRIPLFHIFVTDENVVEIGLKMMATMAPFYWLFVFTEVFSGALRGMGDVVVPMLITTGGICLFRVVWIFGVVALFPTLTVTLLNYPVSWVLTSVLFLFYYHFRMKKLTAH